From Salarias fasciatus chromosome 8, fSalaFa1.1, whole genome shotgun sequence:
AGTTCTCAGATTGTGCATGATGGATGCAGGTTTTTTCCTATAATTCTATTCCAGATGTGGCTTGTATCAGATAATCCAACTCAACACCAGTCTTGTTTTACTCCTCGTGGGAGCGCAGAGGAAAAACATAATTCTTAGCATTAATAGCTGATGTGACAGTACGTTACAAAGTGAACTTGCAGCATAGGACCCCACAGAACCCCCATAATGAATAAAGTTCCCTGTCCATCATTTGATTATGCTAATTTGGTTCATTAGACATGCAGATAATCAGCAATGATGGGaccaattttattttttcacagagAGCATTCAGAGTATTAAAGTaatttttaaagcaacactttACAAATCAATTATCATTAACTGTGTAATGTATAAACTTCATGCTGTTGTGGGAAATAATAATCTTTTTAAGCCATCAGAGGCTGCAGTGGGATAAAAAGTTTGATGCATATTGAAGCCACACTGTACTTTTCAGTGTCATTTTTCTACATCACTCTAATAACAGCCACCAAGCGCTGAAATTACTTGTCAGTGTCAATTTAGGTGACAACAAATCTGACAAGGGATTAAATTTaatctgcagagagagagagagacagagagagggggacTTTATTTGTCCTTTAGACaacatcaaaatgaaatattgtTGCAGTGGCTCAGAGGCACCAATATTTTTGGGATTCATCCGCAGGACCACAAAGAGGGCAGCTGGGGCCGAGTTTAAATAAGAGCTTTGATGCCGTCTGCTGGAAACTGCATCACTTCTTCATGTATTTGCTCGTGTTTACCGCGCAGTGATTGGACTGTGCCCAGAGGCCcgcacaagaacaagaacagcaTTGTTGAGGGAAGCCATCAAACATACTGGAGTGTTTAAAACTGtaaaggtttttgttttaaagttggAGCGAATAGTATACATGATGaatttgtttatattttcacaaaaccaaacaattactccAGAAAATGACGACGGCCTCAACGTAAAGCCAATTTAAATGACGTCTTCTGGAGCAAAAGCTTGTGAAATATCCAAAAACGTCTCCTAtggctgttgcattatgcatgtttttttatgttgtgttctctactctttaaaaaaaactgttaaaaacaaatcatttattCCTCTAAAACTCTTGCGATTTGTTTGGTGATTCGGCGGACTGGACTGAAGCCTCTTGGTTCTGCttcacaggccttatgtttgacacttctTTGATAAAGTCTGCAAACAGTACGGCATAAACTCCTCCCAGCAACCGTGTGAGATCTACAGCACACCCATTATTCTCTGTTTATGAAGACTGGATGTGATCCTCTGTGTCTCCCTTCATTAGATCAGACCACATAATCCTCAGTACCAGGGGATTGTGCAGTACTGGAGATTACAATCCACTGTTGCTAACAGATCATCTAATTCATGATATTCTCAGCATTTAAAGGCAGATTTCACTATTTTCTGACTATAAAGTCAGAATACTTTGATTTAAAAGCCATGAAGCAGTGTCAACAGATGTTTGAACCACTTGCTGACTGGACATCAGTGTGATGGACAGAACTCCCACCCTCTCATCTGTCTGGTCCAATCCAGAGGGATTACTCTCTTATAGCAAATGCCAATCACTGATTGAATCTAATTAACTGTTTTGGATTGTTTTAGCCCTTTATCAGGGAATTGATCCCATTTTGTAGCATCCACTTTTCTTTCAAAAGTCTGAATATAATTAAATATGGCATGACTGagcaaatgttttaaaatgattaCAGAAGAAAAAGTTATGATGAAAACTGTTTATAAAATGTATACATGTGAATGTATGGCCAATTCAAGATATGTGAGTCCAGTAAGCCATACTAACAACACATTGAATGATTTTGCTCAATAGTGTTCTGACAATCTTTGAAAAATCCACAGAGAAAATGGTTTAGagaggtttttgttttgataaaatggaTTAAATACATGTTGTTATGGTCAATTTAGTTACTTTCAACAAATTTTGTCACATAAAAGTTGGCAATTATTCCTACAAATGCACATATCCAGACTGTCTTCATGCTCTGACTGGGatttaaatgttcatttgtttattAAAATCAACACATGGCTAATGAGCAACAAGTCTGAAACTATGTAAAGTGATAGAAACAAAGGATCAAATATGAAATGAATTTCAAGGCTTAATTTGAGGCAATGTAATTCCATTAAAGCATCACACACTGACTTTGGTACCTTCTAAGCATGATCTTCTCTGAGTTCATTAAGTGAAAGTAAATCACTTAGTTTTCAAAGTCAGAAAGGTTTACAAAAATATTAAAGTATTGCATTTAAAACAGCccggtgtgtttctgctctccaCTACTCacttcacttcttcttttttttttttttttttttaaaccattgtGGTAAAACTGGAAGTTTTCCGCGTTTGGCCCACCTGTGCGCACATTTTACGCACGCATTACGCACGGGCTCACACCGGCCTGTGCGTGCGGGAGGAGGGCAGACTGTCACCCACCTATTTGCTCCTCTTCTCCCAACATCTTCCTCACACCCGGTCACTTCAGCGGACCCATGACCAGCGTCTCGGAGGTGAACTCGAACTGGTTGCTGGAGGACGCGGACTTGCCCCAGGAGTAGATGCTGGGCGGCCGCTGCTTGAAGGAGGACGTGTACCTGTAGAAGCTCCGGTGCCTGTTCTTCAGGTACTCCCGGTAGTTCTTGGTGAGCAGGGTGTAGAGGAAGGGGTTGATGCAGCTGTTGCTGTAGGTGAGACTCGCCACCAGGTAGTTGATGCAGGTGTGCGTCTGCGAGGCGAGGCTCAGCGGCTTGGTGTGGTACAGGGGCAGCAGCTGCCAGATCCAGAAGGGCAGGAAGCACGCCCAGAACACCAGCACGATGGTGAAGATCATGATCAGCACTTCTGCTTGGGGAGCGCTTCCCCCCGTTGCTGATCACGGAGTTGCGCTGGGACTCCAAGTAAGTGCGCGCCAACTTAACGTACAGGTACCCGATGATGAGCCCCGGGGCCATGATGCTGGTGCCGAACAGGACGGTCACGTACACTTTGTAAGCCAAGGGCGCCCAGGTGGGCGCGCACATCCTCTTGACTCCCCCGTCGGGGGTGTTCTTGGTGGTCTGCGCCACCATGACCATCATGGGCACGGTGAGCACCAGGGACAGCAGCCACACGCCCCACGCCAGCGCTTTGCGGTAACTCT
This genomic window contains:
- the LOC115393107 gene encoding LOW QUALITY PROTEIN: urotensin-2 receptor (The sequence of the model RefSeq protein was modified relative to this genomic sequence to represent the inferred CDS: inserted 2 bases in 1 codon), producing the protein MSNRTLAASTGPPRVGGGGSGAADHELVITSTFGTLLSVVYVIGVSGNVYTLVVMCHTIRFATSMYISIINLALADLLYLSTIPFVVSTYFLKDWYFGDVGCRILLSLDLLTMHASIFTLTVMCSERYLAVTKPLDTVRRSKSYRKALAWGVWLLSLVLTVPMMVMVAQTTKNTPDGGVKRMCAPTWAPLAYKVYVTVLFGTSIMAPGLIIGYLYVKLARTYLESQRNSVISNGGKRSXQAEVLIMIFTIVLVFWACFLPFWIWQLLPLYHTKPLSLASQTHTCINYLVASLTYSNSCINPFLYTLLTKNYREYLKNRHRSFYRYTSSFKQRPPSIYSWGKSASSSNQFEFTSETLVMGPLK